The proteins below come from a single Labeo rohita strain BAU-BD-2019 unplaced genomic scaffold, IGBB_LRoh.1.0 scaffold_140, whole genome shotgun sequence genomic window:
- the LOC127158220 gene encoding microfibril-associated glycoprotein 4-like translates to MITNMIVLLCLSALFPVLMGTDEVKSDFSCKNQIGDCSDIYLSGKNASGVYTITTIDGPVQVYCEMVSGSANDRGHWMVFLRRMDGEVNFFRPWDSYKWGFGNKKGEYWLGVEYIHQLTSRYRYRLRVDVEDYEGNKAYAVYESFSVESEANGYKLHVSGFVDGGAGDSLSYQNGKKFSTYDKDQDNSGSNCALKYSLGGFWYNDCYYTNPTGLYFLVKVNTVMYTGTTWYYWKKSYNTVKSITMKIRRNM, encoded by the exons ATGATCACAAACATGATT GTGTTGCTGTGTTTGTCTGCGCTGTTTCCCGTCTTGATGGGCACCGATGAGGTCAAATCTGATTTTTCTTGCAAGAATCAAATCGGTGACTGCTCTGACATTTATTTGAGTGGGAAAAATGCCAGTGGCGTGTACACCATCACCACAATAGATGGACCGGTGCAGGTCTACTGCGAGATGGTCTCTGGCAGCGCAAATGACAGAGGACACTGGATG GTGTTTCTCAGGCGAATGGACGGCGAGGTGAATTTCTTTAGGCCATGGGACAGTTATAAATGGGGTTTTGGTAATAAAAAAGGCGAATACTGGCTGG GCGTAGAGTACATTCATCAGCTGACCAGCAGGTATCGGTATAGACTCAGAGTAGATGTGGAAGACTACGAAGGGAATAAGGCTTATGCTGTGTATGAATCTTTCTCTGTGGAATCTGAGGCTAATGGGTACAAACTGCATGTGAGTGGCTTTGTAGATGGAGGAGCAG GTGATTCTTTGAGTTATCAAAATGGAAAGAAGTTCTCCACCTATGACAAAGACCAAGATAATTCAGGATCCAACTGCGCGTTGAAATACTCTCTAGGAGGATTTTGGTATAATGATTGTTATTACACAAACCCTACTGGTCTGTATTTCTTGGTGAAAGTTAATACAGTAATGTATACTGGAACCACCTGGTACTACTGGAAGAAGAGCTATAATACCGTGAAGTCCATCACCATGAAGATCAGACGTAATATGTAG